The proteins below come from a single Aphanothece sacrum FPU1 genomic window:
- a CDS encoding energy transducer TonB produces MTPSSFIPPMPIRVFNSNSLSTITSVGIHALVLLLILPRVASLSASNPENESRNVELIELSPAEQSRLPNPSSSSDIPPLANTPLGDIPVVDSPSQQPPVPNYLNNLPAPPTLPALPALPPLYGNSNIGGLPIASPPPSLRIPQNFTPRSLPLPPQGQTLPPLPGSEISQEPQRPTFEPLKPPVPIDDLINGRNGDRPQPEQVAVNTPSNPNWANNRDTTAPSDDRIGRLVAATLQGADNLRYNGNNTSDQEANQNDIEWMRKTGQLLKRNQIVTIQGTYPRAACGLQLKGSPVYNVVVDGQGNLAQPPFLTRSSGYGILNNQGLQEVRSRGFSQSTRVTVVFTPDPSVCPQIARGTQTPELPDTQTPPVQETPPVTPPSEARRNPPETAPIPQEKPPVTPPSEARRNPPETAPIPQEKPPVTPPSEARRNPPEPAPIPQEKPQVTPPSEARRNVPEPLPPVEPPANVPPAPATGRKEPEASVIPDNGALGNPLPRKEE; encoded by the coding sequence ATGACCCCCTCCTCTTTCATTCCACCTATGCCCATTCGGGTGTTTAACTCCAATAGCTTATCAACTATCACCTCTGTGGGCATTCATGCCTTAGTATTATTGCTCATCCTTCCTCGTGTTGCTAGTTTATCGGCAAGTAATCCCGAAAATGAGTCGAGAAATGTCGAATTAATCGAGTTAAGTCCGGCTGAACAAAGCCGTTTACCTAATCCCTCATCTTCATCAGATATTCCCCCATTAGCAAATACTCCTTTGGGAGACATTCCTGTTGTAGACTCTCCCTCTCAACAACCCCCTGTTCCCAACTATCTCAATAATTTACCTGCCCCCCCTACATTACCGGCCTTACCTGCTCTGCCGCCTCTTTACGGCAATTCTAACATCGGTGGACTTCCTATTGCCTCCCCCCCACCATCCTTACGCATTCCTCAAAATTTTACACCGCGATCGCTGCCTCTGCCCCCGCAAGGTCAAACCCTTCCTCCTCTTCCTGGATCAGAAATTAGCCAAGAACCTCAACGGCCTACATTTGAGCCTTTAAAACCCCCTGTTCCCATTGATGATTTAATTAATGGAAGAAACGGCGATCGCCCACAACCAGAACAGGTTGCGGTTAATACTCCGAGTAACCCCAATTGGGCTAATAATAGAGATACCACAGCCCCATCAGATGATCGCATTGGTCGTTTAGTAGCTGCTACCTTACAAGGGGCGGATAATCTACGGTATAATGGAAATAATACCAGTGATCAAGAAGCTAACCAGAATGATATAGAGTGGATGCGCAAAACAGGTCAACTTTTGAAACGTAACCAAATTGTTACCATTCAGGGGACATATCCGAGAGCCGCCTGTGGACTACAATTAAAGGGATCACCTGTTTATAATGTGGTGGTAGATGGACAAGGAAACCTAGCACAACCGCCTTTTCTCACCCGTAGTTCTGGTTATGGTATTTTAAACAATCAAGGCTTACAAGAAGTCCGTTCTAGAGGCTTTTCTCAGTCTACGAGGGTAACAGTAGTATTTACCCCTGATCCGAGTGTTTGTCCACAAATCGCTAGAGGCACTCAAACTCCTGAACTTCCAGATACACAAACTCCTCCAGTACAGGAAACTCCTCCGGTTACACCTCCATCAGAAGCCCGTAGAAACCCTCCTGAAACTGCTCCCATACCTCAAGAGAAACCTCCTGTTACACCTCCATCAGAAGCCCGTAGAAACCCTCCTGAAACTGCTCCCATACCTCAAGAGAAACCTCCTGTTACACCTCCATCAGAAGCCCGTAGAAACCCGCCTGAACCTGCTCCCATACCTCAAGAGAAACCCCAGGTTACACCTCCATCAGAAGCCCGTAGAAACGTTCCTGAACCCCTTCCCCCTGTAGAACCACCTGCTAATGTGCCTCCAGCACCGGCAACAGGTAGAAAAGAACCAGAAGCATCTGTTATTCCCGATAATGGGGCTTTGGGAAATCCCTTACCCCGTAAAGAGGAGTAA
- a CDS encoding SH3 domain-containing protein, with protein MWKTIIASAIFLGVAILPLKAQVQVGPGCGRTDGYCRRGTGGENPYGRVCTNQRDGRLSMRSGPGQNYQKLTEIPNGRTIAIYEGQYGPDGIYWWQANYNGRGGWVRADYVCNDPQ; from the coding sequence ATGTGGAAAACTATCATTGCTAGTGCTATTTTTCTTGGAGTTGCTATTCTTCCCCTGAAGGCACAAGTACAAGTCGGGCCAGGATGTGGCCGCACTGATGGCTATTGCAGACGAGGAACAGGAGGAGAAAACCCTTATGGTCGTGTATGTACTAATCAGCGTGATGGCCGTTTGTCCATGCGAAGCGGGCCAGGTCAAAATTATCAAAAATTAACAGAAATACCCAATGGCAGAACTATTGCCATATACGAGGGACAATATGGGCCCGATGGCATTTATTGGTGGCAAGCCAATTATAATGGCCGAGGCGGATGGGTCAGGGCTGATTATGTTTGCAACGACCCTCAATAA
- a CDS encoding L,D-transpeptidase, whose translation MRLSLSLFSCLVLLAYISQAKQKQSPVLDQATVSPDIEVTTKDLASQKQQQWQEFQQSKETNPNLQSPKPLKSVPSQKVPLPSPNFNPPIDTPQISNIEPVSLDNYMTLAPTSTTNKLGNPIYKLSLYANGQLLAAYPIVTGQATTQSKNRHQEGSQAPLPDGKYRIASGVVPGNEPEVGEQFLPITPLFSTGRSALGIHYDPSFEKSNGEDGTHGCIGLTNKQDFAQVLSYVNSYQPQYLEVKIQP comes from the coding sequence ATGAGATTGTCATTATCATTGTTCAGTTGTCTGGTATTGTTAGCCTATATTTCTCAGGCTAAACAAAAACAATCTCCTGTTTTAGATCAGGCAACAGTTAGTCCTGATATTGAGGTAACAACGAAAGATTTAGCTAGTCAAAAACAACAACAATGGCAAGAGTTTCAGCAATCAAAAGAAACGAATCCCAACCTTCAATCTCCCAAACCTTTAAAGTCGGTTCCTTCTCAAAAAGTACCACTCCCAAGCCCTAATTTTAATCCCCCTATCGACACCCCTCAAATTAGCAATATTGAACCTGTTTCTTTAGACAATTATATGACTTTAGCTCCTACCAGTACTACTAATAAATTAGGGAACCCTATCTATAAGTTAAGTCTGTATGCTAACGGTCAGTTATTGGCAGCTTATCCCATTGTTACGGGACAAGCGACTACTCAAAGCAAAAATCGTCATCAAGAGGGGTCACAGGCTCCCCTACCCGATGGAAAATACAGGATTGCTAGTGGGGTTGTCCCTGGAAATGAACCCGAAGTAGGAGAACAATTTCTCCCGATTACACCGTTGTTTTCCACAGGACGTTCAGCATTAGGTATTCATTATGACCCTTCTTTTGAAAAATCCAACGGGGAAGACGGAACACACGGGTGTATTGGCTTAACTAATAAGCAAGATTTCGCACAAGTTTTAAGCTATGTCAACAGTTATCAACCTCAATATTTAGAGGTAAAAATTCAACCTTAA
- a CDS encoding L,D-transpeptidase, with protein MRINRLLRVLLGTIFLIPLMGEGTTVIAGEYSQTAYNSTDNCYTCLRLVPSNKKNQQANPIYILEVYHQGQPIYTFETVTGRAFTQTRNRHRAGTDSPLPDGKYRISSSSVWGTLAEVGGRFIPIKPQFRTGRSSLGIHYDPSYNRANGEDGTSGCIGLTNRQNFEILRQFIETYKPQLLMVDIQ; from the coding sequence ATGAGAATTAATCGCTTACTGAGGGTATTATTAGGAACAATATTTTTAATACCATTAATGGGAGAAGGAACGACAGTAATAGCTGGAGAATATAGCCAAACGGCTTATAATTCCACTGATAATTGTTATACTTGTTTGCGATTAGTCCCATCAAACAAGAAAAATCAACAAGCTAATCCAATTTATATTCTTGAAGTATATCATCAAGGGCAACCTATTTACACTTTTGAAACGGTAACAGGTAGAGCTTTTACTCAGACCAGAAATCGTCATCGAGCAGGTACAGACTCTCCTTTACCCGATGGAAAATATCGTATTAGTTCATCTAGTGTGTGGGGGACGTTAGCAGAAGTAGGCGGGCGTTTTATTCCCATCAAGCCTCAATTTCGGACGGGTAGAAGTTCCTTGGGAATTCATTATGATCCGAGTTATAATAGAGCTAATGGAGAAGATGGAACATCGGGCTGTATTGGTTTAACTAATCGACAAAATTTTGAAATCCTCAGACAATTTATTGAGACTTATAAACCTCAGCTTTTAATGGTTGATATTCAATAG
- a CDS encoding FAD-binding and (Fe-S)-binding domain-containing protein, which produces MIPRLISENNILPLISDFLAALKTTNFSGEIRGDFATRLMASTDNSIYQILPQAVIFPRQTQDIIELFTLAQTSVFESITFSPRGGGTGTNGQSLSPSIIIDCSKYMNQVLEVNISEGWVRVQPGVILDQLNQILLSKNVFFAPSLAPSNRATIGGMINTDAAGKGSRIYGRTSDHILSLTWVLSNGTLACSSEVNQDTLSHLKQPSGQLGEIYRQVDEIVTSKADLIATIFPKMTRFMTGYNLAKVYNQERTIFDINRILSGSEGTLAVIAEAKLRLTKIPRFTQLLVIHYSDFNSALNDAEKLLQFKPTAIETLDEKILSLAKQDVVFMDVKDFIREAKAINLVEFIGENENYLQNITQSLISNLQSRLSNDKGILGYYLTEDKTEISQLWILRKKGAALLGSLPGDRKPIPFIEDTAVPPDQLANYASELQTLLNQYELDYAMFGHVDVGCLHVRPALDMKSPKDEKLIRKLSDQVVALVRKYGGVMWGEHGKGFRSEYTPIFFGEELYQDLRKIKAAFDPYNKLNPGKIVTPYGSLDEIVPLESPLRGQFDRQVSLNFRQEYEGAFNCNGNGACFNFNPHEVICPSAKQTRDRIHSPKGRSMLLREWLRLLEKTELPITESNNFLTKISNTVGKWWGIEDYSHDVYEAMQGCLSCKACVSQCPIHVDIPTLKSQFLQQYHIRYLRSLSDYFISHIETLAYYQSFAPDLINSILQNPLNHTIIKLGLGLVDIPPISVNTIRQTLKQKNAPLFDLETLSNLSPSEKKNSIILLQDAFTSFYESNIVIDTYNFWSHLGYHVYVAPFFVNGKIFHVKGFLDQFNTIAQKNITYLKQLVDLNIPLIGIEPSIVLTYRDEYSKISQAGDIINKVQLLQEFIIKQEKPLPQICTSDTYYLLGHCNEKSLAFNSQKQWQEVFTKMGIELKIVAVGCCGMAGIYGHETQHYQDSLGIYQSSWQKKLPSTPNPYYLVTGYSCRSQVKRFSGWVPQHPIQTLCQLINKSQE; this is translated from the coding sequence ATGATTCCTCGTTTAATTTCTGAAAATAATATTCTTCCCCTCATCTCAGACTTTTTAGCTGCGCTTAAAACAACTAATTTTTCAGGAGAAATTCGGGGTGATTTTGCCACTCGTTTAATGGCTTCAACTGATAATAGTATTTATCAAATTTTACCTCAAGCGGTTATTTTTCCTCGTCAAACTCAAGACATCATTGAACTTTTTACTCTCGCTCAAACCTCGGTTTTTGAATCTATTACTTTTTCGCCGAGAGGGGGAGGAACAGGCACTAATGGCCAATCTCTTTCTCCTAGTATTATTATAGACTGTTCTAAATATATGAATCAAGTCTTAGAAGTAAATATATCTGAAGGATGGGTTCGAGTTCAACCTGGGGTTATTTTAGATCAGTTAAATCAAATTTTGTTGTCTAAAAATGTTTTTTTTGCTCCTTCTCTTGCTCCGAGTAATCGCGCTACAATTGGCGGTATGATTAATACGGATGCTGCTGGCAAAGGTTCCCGTATTTATGGTCGTACGAGTGATCATATTTTATCCTTAACTTGGGTGTTATCTAATGGCACATTAGCTTGTTCTTCTGAGGTTAATCAAGATACTTTAAGTCATCTTAAACAACCGTCAGGGCAGTTAGGTGAAATTTATAGACAAGTAGATGAGATTGTTACGTCTAAAGCAGATTTAATTGCCACAATTTTCCCGAAAATGACTCGCTTTATGACGGGGTATAATTTAGCTAAGGTTTATAATCAAGAGCGAACTATTTTTGATATTAATCGTATTTTATCAGGTTCTGAAGGAACTTTAGCAGTTATTGCTGAAGCTAAGTTAAGATTGACAAAGATTCCTCGATTTACTCAATTATTAGTCATACATTATTCTGACTTTAATTCTGCTTTAAATGATGCTGAAAAACTATTACAGTTTAAACCTACTGCGATAGAAACCCTTGACGAAAAAATATTAAGTTTAGCGAAACAAGATGTTGTTTTTATGGACGTAAAAGATTTTATTAGAGAAGCTAAAGCTATTAATTTAGTAGAATTTATTGGAGAAAATGAAAACTATTTACAAAATATTACTCAATCTTTAATTAGTAATTTACAAAGCCGCTTATCTAATGATAAAGGAATTCTTGGTTATTATTTAACAGAAGATAAAACAGAAATTAGTCAATTATGGATATTAAGAAAAAAAGGAGCAGCTTTATTAGGTAGTTTACCAGGCGATCGCAAACCTATTCCTTTTATAGAAGATACAGCAGTTCCTCCTGATCAATTAGCTAATTATGCCAGTGAATTACAAACATTATTGAATCAATATGAACTTGATTATGCTATGTTTGGTCATGTAGATGTAGGTTGTCTTCATGTTCGTCCTGCTTTAGATATGAAGTCTCCTAAAGATGAAAAACTAATCAGGAAATTATCTGATCAAGTCGTTGCTTTAGTCAGGAAATATGGGGGGGTAATGTGGGGAGAACATGGTAAAGGTTTTCGCAGTGAATATACACCTATTTTCTTTGGAGAAGAATTATATCAAGACTTACGCAAAATTAAGGCTGCGTTTGATCCTTATAATAAATTAAATCCTGGTAAAATTGTTACTCCTTATGGTAGTTTAGATGAGATTGTGCCATTAGAATCTCCCTTAAGAGGACAATTTGATCGTCAAGTTTCTCTTAATTTTAGACAAGAATATGAAGGGGCATTTAATTGTAATGGTAATGGGGCCTGTTTTAATTTTAATCCCCATGAAGTGATCTGTCCTTCCGCAAAACAAACCCGCGATCGCATTCATTCTCCTAAAGGTAGATCAATGCTTTTAAGGGAATGGTTACGTCTGTTAGAAAAAACAGAATTACCTATTACTGAATCTAACAATTTTCTGACAAAAATTAGTAATACTGTTGGAAAATGGTGGGGAATAGAAGACTATTCTCATGATGTATATGAAGCAATGCAAGGATGTTTATCTTGTAAAGCTTGTGTGAGTCAATGTCCTATTCATGTTGATATTCCTACCCTAAAATCTCAATTTTTACAACAATATCATATTCGCTATTTACGTTCATTAAGCGATTATTTTATTAGTCATATTGAAACTTTAGCTTATTATCAATCTTTTGCCCCTGATTTAATCAATAGTATCTTACAAAATCCCCTAAATCATACAATAATAAAATTAGGATTAGGATTAGTTGATATTCCCCCAATTAGTGTTAATACTATCAGACAAACATTAAAACAAAAAAATGCCCCATTATTTGACCTAGAAACCTTATCTAACTTATCCCCATCCGAAAAAAAGAATAGTATTATATTATTGCAAGATGCTTTTACGAGTTTTTATGAATCTAATATTGTTATTGATACATATAATTTTTGGAGTCACTTAGGTTATCATGTTTATGTAGCTCCTTTTTTTGTGAATGGAAAAATTTTTCATGTCAAAGGATTTTTAGATCAATTTAATACAATTGCTCAAAAAAATATTACTTATTTAAAACAACTGGTAGACTTAAATATTCCCCTAATCGGAATAGAACCGAGTATTGTACTTACTTATCGAGATGAATATAGTAAAATAAGCCAAGCAGGAGATATTATTAATAAAGTACAGTTACTTCAAGAATTTATTATTAAGCAAGAAAAACCCTTACCTCAAATTTGTACATCAGACACCTATTATTTATTAGGACATTGTAACGAAAAAAGCCTCGCTTTTAATTCTCAAAAACAATGGCAAGAAGTCTTTACAAAAATGGGAATAGAGCTTAAAATAGTGGCAGTAGGTTGTTGTGGAATGGCGGGAATTTATGGACATGAAACCCAACATTATCAAGATTCTTTAGGCATTTATCAAAGTAGTTGGCAAAAAAAATTACCCTCAACTCCAAACCCTTATTACTTAGTAACTGGATATTCTTGTCGTTCTCAAGTGAAAAGGTTCTCAGGATGGGTTCCTCAACATCCTATACAAACCTTATGTCAATTAATTAATAAATCCCAGGAATAA
- a CDS encoding Mo-dependent nitrogenase C-terminal domain-containing protein — MYNTVSNNNAIYSPLSRLQTWLDNMEIQEEKLARQLVKFIPSQCPFAKEIRLFNQVILRIPPLCKLNPCYDQLIGLRFRALCFLADKCNEDITQYCL, encoded by the coding sequence ATGTATAATACAGTATCTAATAATAATGCTATATATTCTCCTTTGTCCCGCTTACAAACATGGCTAGATAATATGGAAATTCAAGAAGAAAAATTAGCTAGACAACTTGTTAAATTCATTCCTTCACAATGTCCTTTTGCCAAAGAGATCCGTCTATTTAATCAAGTTATTTTGCGTATTCCACCCCTATGCAAACTCAATCCATGTTATGATCAATTAATAGGCTTAAGATTTCGCGCTCTTTGTTTTTTAGCGGATAAATGTAATGAAGATATTACACAATATTGTCTCTAA
- a CDS encoding fasciclin domain-containing protein yields the protein MPDIVDIAVNNDNFKTLVAAVSAANLVDTLKSPGPFTVFAPTDAAFAKLPPGTITTLLQNIPQLTRILCYHVVSGKLMKSDLAKVDSVASVEGSPISIDCSDAFEVKNATVIMENIEADNGVIHVIDNVILMG from the coding sequence ATGCCTGATATTGTTGATATTGCTGTTAATAACGATAACTTTAAAACCTTAGTCGCTGCTGTTAGTGCAGCTAACTTAGTGGATACCTTAAAAAGTCCTGGCCCTTTTACGGTTTTTGCTCCAACGGATGCAGCTTTTGCTAAACTACCTCCAGGAACTATTACTACTTTATTACAAAATATTCCTCAACTGACTCGTATTCTTTGTTACCATGTGGTTTCGGGTAAATTAATGAAGTCTGATTTAGCTAAAGTTGATAGTGTGGCTTCTGTTGAAGGTTCACCTATTTCTATTGATTGTTCTGATGCTTTTGAAGTAAAAAATGCAACCGTTATCATGGAAAATATCGAAGCCGATAACGGGGTAATTCATGTGATTGATAATGTAATTTTGATGGGTTAA
- a CDS encoding ABC1 kinase family protein, translated as MPPVILPPDVDTLEVITIDAQPIHIPATHTEDLGPISDISPESWEYRPDTINQYYRQRTLEVLRRLINVIILFIQFFVGLWWDKTRGKNPTQEKKRAIQLREMLTKLGPTYIKVGQALSTRPDLVPPLYLQELTTLQDQLPSFPNEIAYRFIEEELGARPEFIYSEFSSKPIAAASLGQVYKAKLKTGEKVAVKVQRPDLIRRITLDIYIMRNLASWAQKTFKQIRSDLVAITDELAGRIFEEINYVQEGKNAEKFAELYGHLPEIYVPRIYWEYTGRRVLTMEWIEGTKLTNIQEIQAQGIDATHLVEVGVNCSLRQLLEHGFFHADPHPGNLLAMRDGRLAYLDFGMMSNIQPYQRYGLIEAVVHLVNRDFESLAYDYIKLEFLTPETDLSPIIPALTKVFGNALGASVAELNFKSITDQMSEMMYEFPFRVPAYYALIIRSMVTLEGIAIGIDPNFKVLSKAYPYVAKRLLTDTSPELRESLRDLLFKDGSFRWNRLENLLRNAKNSSDYDIDRVLDQATDFLFSQRGEFIRARLIDEIINAVDIFGRRTWFNLSTMVREQVGLAVQETPLEFRDNSQTTEHLQNILKILQDTPGFDPMRLVPVMTKLLTKSETQQMGQKIVEGLTHKFVARLIRNILLELDKPKENSIPYHQPQKSLPSAS; from the coding sequence ATGCCTCCAGTCATTCTGCCTCCAGATGTAGACACCCTAGAAGTAATTACCATTGATGCACAACCTATTCATATTCCTGCAACCCATACGGAAGATTTAGGTCCTATTAGTGATATTTCTCCTGAAAGTTGGGAATATCGCCCAGATACAATTAATCAATATTATCGTCAACGCACCTTAGAAGTTTTAAGAAGATTAATTAACGTTATTATTCTATTTATTCAATTTTTTGTTGGTTTATGGTGGGATAAAACACGAGGAAAAAATCCTACACAAGAAAAAAAACGGGCTATTCAACTCAGAGAAATGTTAACTAAATTGGGACCTACTTATATTAAAGTCGGACAAGCATTATCTACTAGACCTGATTTAGTTCCCCCGCTTTATCTTCAAGAATTAACTACTTTACAAGATCAACTTCCTTCCTTTCCTAATGAAATTGCTTATCGTTTTATTGAAGAAGAATTAGGCGCAAGACCGGAATTTATTTATAGTGAATTTTCTTCTAAACCCATTGCTGCTGCTTCTTTAGGACAAGTTTACAAAGCTAAGTTAAAAACGGGAGAAAAAGTTGCGGTTAAGGTGCAACGACCTGATTTAATTAGACGCATTACGCTAGACATTTATATTATGCGTAATTTGGCAAGTTGGGCGCAAAAAACTTTTAAACAAATTCGTTCAGATTTAGTAGCTATTACTGATGAATTAGCGGGGCGTATTTTTGAAGAAATTAACTATGTTCAAGAAGGGAAAAACGCCGAAAAATTCGCTGAATTATATGGTCATTTACCGGAAATTTATGTACCTAGAATTTACTGGGAATATACAGGACGACGTGTCCTAACAATGGAGTGGATAGAAGGAACTAAACTAACTAATATTCAAGAAATTCAAGCCCAAGGAATTGATGCAACGCATTTAGTTGAAGTGGGAGTTAATTGTTCTTTACGCCAATTATTAGAACATGGCTTTTTTCATGCTGATCCCCATCCAGGTAACTTATTAGCCATGAGGGATGGCAGACTTGCTTATCTAGATTTTGGCATGATGAGTAATATTCAACCTTATCAACGCTATGGCTTAATTGAAGCTGTTGTTCACTTAGTTAATCGAGATTTTGAGTCCTTAGCTTATGATTATATTAAGTTAGAATTTCTTACACCAGAAACAGATTTATCTCCCATTATTCCAGCTTTAACTAAAGTATTTGGTAATGCGTTAGGGGCGAGTGTTGCTGAGTTAAATTTTAAAAGTATTACGGATCAAATGTCAGAAATGATGTATGAGTTTCCCTTTCGGGTTCCTGCTTATTATGCCCTAATTATTCGCTCAATGGTGACATTAGAAGGCATTGCGATCGGCATTGACCCTAATTTTAAAGTTCTTAGTAAAGCCTATCCGTATGTAGCCAAAAGATTATTAACTGATACTTCTCCTGAACTGCGGGAATCTTTGCGAGATTTATTATTTAAAGACGGGAGTTTTCGTTGGAATCGGTTAGAAAATTTATTACGAAATGCGAAGAATTCTTCTGATTATGATATTGATCGGGTTTTGGATCAAGCGACTGATTTTCTTTTCTCTCAAAGAGGTGAATTTATTCGAGCAAGGTTAATTGATGAAATTATCAATGCTGTTGATATTTTTGGTCGTCGTACTTGGTTTAATTTATCAACAATGGTTCGGGAACAAGTGGGGTTAGCGGTACAAGAAACTCCTTTAGAATTTAGAGATAATTCTCAGACGACTGAACATTTACAAAATATCTTGAAAATCTTACAAGATACCCCCGGATTTGATCCTATGCGTTTGGTTCCTGTGATGACTAAACTATTAACTAAATCAGAAACTCAACAAATGGGACAAAAAATTGTAGAAGGCTTAACACACAAATTTGTCGCCCGTCTCATTCGTAATATTCTCCTAGAATTAGATAAACCGAAAGAGAATTCTATTCCTTATCATCAACCTCAAAAATCTTTACCTTCTGCTTCGTAA
- the psb34 gene encoding photosystem II assembly protein Psb34 — MPYTKEEGGRLNNFAAEPKVYEATPPNKSEQRNYIIMGIAAFLLIGGLLTVAVYASGNVAG, encoded by the coding sequence ATGCCATATACCAAAGAAGAAGGCGGACGGCTCAATAATTTTGCGGCAGAACCGAAAGTTTATGAGGCGACTCCTCCGAACAAGTCGGAACAACGTAATTATATCATTATGGGAATTGCCGCTTTCTTGTTAATCGGCGGTTTGCTTACTGTTGCTGTTTATGCTTCTGGTAATGTTGCGGGTTAG
- a CDS encoding Uma2 family endonuclease: MQSSSINNCLDTLDAFLKQPNIETSPAWEFIQGQAKQKPMPTLFHSRLQRNLVNKINSQSKAYEAIQELRCIVPPLSPVPDIVVVKNDRLWDEDGPLQGSPDWLIEIRSPDQSTLDLQKKILHCLSNGTQLAWLIDIQRQQIWVWQNQELPLIYAGTDILPTLDNLSDLTVKAIMAMTQQR, from the coding sequence ATGCAATCTTCTAGCATTAATAACTGCTTAGACACTTTAGATGCTTTTCTCAAGCAACCCAACATTGAAACGTCTCCAGCTTGGGAGTTCATCCAAGGGCAAGCCAAACAGAAACCAATGCCAACCCTCTTTCATTCCCGTCTTCAGCGCAACCTAGTTAACAAGATTAACAGTCAAAGCAAGGCTTATGAAGCTATCCAAGAACTTCGATGTATCGTTCCCCCCCTATCTCCTGTCCCTGATATTGTCGTTGTTAAAAATGATCGCCTCTGGGATGAAGATGGCCCACTACAAGGTTCACCCGACTGGTTAATTGAAATTCGTTCTCCGGATCAAAGCACATTAGATCTACAGAAGAAAATTCTACACTGCTTAAGCAACGGGACTCAACTTGCTTGGCTGATCGATATTCAGCGACAACAAATCTGGGTTTGGCAAAACCAAGAACTCCCACTGATTTATGCAGGAACTGACATACTTCCAACCCTTGACAATCTCTCAGACTTGACAGTGAAAGCCATCATGGCCATGACTCAGCAGCGATAA
- the aqpZ gene encoding aquaporin Z, whose protein sequence is MKKYVAEFFGTFWLVIGGCGSAVLAANFGGETNPLGLGFLGVSLAFGLTVLTMAYAVGHISGGHFNPAVSFGLFAGKRFNGSDLLPYIMAQVLGAILAGCVLLLIASGKGTLDLSGSNPLATNGYGAHSPGGYNLLSALITEIVMTFMFLIIIMGATDRFAPSGFAPVAIGLGLTLIHLISIPITNTSVNPARSTGVALFSGNTEIIAQLWLFWVAPIIGAVLGGWFYKTFLEADDKTVLNSIDSTLSEELTNR, encoded by the coding sequence ATGAAAAAATATGTAGCCGAATTTTTTGGGACTTTCTGGTTAGTTATAGGTGGTTGTGGTAGTGCTGTGCTTGCTGCAAATTTTGGCGGAGAAACTAATCCTCTCGGATTGGGGTTTTTAGGGGTTTCTCTGGCATTTGGGTTAACGGTATTAACGATGGCTTATGCCGTTGGGCATATTTCTGGAGGACATTTTAATCCTGCAGTTTCTTTTGGATTATTTGCCGGAAAACGGTTTAATGGCTCTGATTTACTTCCCTATATCATGGCACAAGTATTAGGGGCAATTCTCGCAGGATGCGTACTTTTGTTAATTGCTAGTGGTAAGGGAACATTAGATTTAAGTGGCTCAAATCCCTTAGCAACTAATGGTTATGGAGCGCATTCTCCAGGGGGATACAATCTATTATCTGCCCTCATTACCGAAATTGTTATGACATTTATGTTCTTAATAATTATTATGGGAGCAACGGATCGTTTTGCTCCCAGTGGTTTCGCACCCGTTGCTATTGGTTTAGGGTTAACTTTAATTCACTTAATTAGTATTCCTATTACCAATACGTCAGTAAACCCGGCAAGAAGTACAGGAGTCGCTTTATTTTCTGGTAATACGGAAATTATTGCCCAATTGTGGTTATTTTGGGTTGCCCCGATCATTGGTGCTGTCTTAGGAGGATGGTTTTATAAGACTTTCCTAGAAGCGGATGATAAAACTGTCTTGAATTCAATTGATTCTACCTTATCAGAAGAATTAACCAATCGCTGA
- a CDS encoding DUF433 domain-containing protein gives MSELLKRITLNPRQCGGRPCIRGMRIRVSDILDLFAAGLSADDILAEMPDLEADDLKAALSYASHKLNHPVLIP, from the coding sequence ATGTCAGAGTTACTAAAAAGAATCACACTCAATCCTAGACAATGTGGCGGTCGTCCCTGCATTAGAGGTATGAGAATTCGTGTGTCAGACATTTTAGATTTATTTGCGGCTGGACTAAGTGCTGACGATATTTTGGCAGAAATGCCTGATCTTGAGGCTGATGATTTAAAAGCCGCACTTTCCTATGCGTCACATAAGCTTAATCATCCAGTCTTGATACCATGA